In Haloterrigena turkmenica DSM 5511, a single genomic region encodes these proteins:
- a CDS encoding DUF7123 family protein, with translation MSESDTSDSTATRTAAALSDKQRRILRYLREQSQTNTYFKSRLIGDDLGMSAKEVGVNMPALVDGEFDVTVEKWGYSSSTTWKVTT, from the coding sequence ATGAGCGAATCCGACACGTCCGATTCGACCGCGACCCGGACCGCGGCCGCGCTGAGCGACAAGCAGCGTCGCATCCTTCGATACCTCCGCGAGCAGAGCCAGACGAACACCTACTTCAAGTCCCGTCTCATCGGCGACGACCTGGGTATGAGCGCCAAGGAAGTCGGCGTGAACATGCCGGCGCTCGTCGACGGCGAGTTCGACGTAACCGTCGAGAAGTGGGGGTACTCCAGTTCGACGACGTGGAAGGTAACGACCTGA